A stretch of the Balneola vulgaris DSM 17893 genome encodes the following:
- a CDS encoding alpha/beta hydrolase family protein: protein MKIKYLAKSITGLILWMVMFTPLLSAQGVLTFEDVMKFEDIRSPQFSSNGNWIAYDVWPDRGDGKVVIQHTSNSTEYELDLGSSARITSNEKWVFAYKNVPLVEQIKAKKNQPKRGLMYLNLSSGNTSEVDRVASYSLSNDGKWVAIKHYATKEIEELKHKNKKLGTPVKLINLESGSETELPFVSSMSFDSLSTHFAYATVDTSGEQNGLFVYNLKNENSMSVDASENTYYSNITWDNKRARMAYTKAPFNEDYEVSDAELKLWEANNSSAKSLVLSTDVDPDYALTSVNSLRFTHDGKRLFFGLQGRAMADVGKKESDDSEEDIDIYSVEDIVDDREMDLWHGDDPRIKTHEIVTWNSRKNHLYTSVYHLDQNNWVQLADVRMPEIRIDHSSETVLGYNSDPYLIEVTWDGSYNDWYIVDLNNGKRTRFVEKLGGFTYQSPNDAYVVYYDDSNWHVYDTQSKETKSLTASIDTPFYNEDHDYPSDVPGYGVAGWVDKGNSVLINDKYDVWHFNLSSGKATNITNGEGRTEKRIFRVTNLEDKDYFKNGEEILLTAYHDLKKNFGFYSTKINGSGVKQILEEDKKFTLVAKAEDSNKILYKREAYDEFPNLWVANDKSFKRTKQVSQLHMDLKQKWNWGTAELVDWLSLDGTYMQGIIIKPDNYDPKKRYPIMTYYYRFYSNRLHDFNEPKTNHRPVFAQYVSDDYVVFLPDIRFEIGRPGFAATKSLVPGVQKLIEMGIADEDKLGLHGHSWSGYQTAFIVTQTDIFDAAVSGAPVSNMTSAYSGIRWASGLARQFQYEKTQSRIGQSLVEAPEKYIENSPVFFADKITTPMLIQHGDADGAVPWYQSIEMYLAMRRYNKDVIFLQYHGEPHHLQKFPNKLDYAIRMKEYFDYYLKGEGSPEWILKGEAYQGK, encoded by the coding sequence ATGAAAATAAAGTACTTAGCTAAATCTATAACGGGTTTAATACTCTGGATGGTGATGTTTACACCATTACTGTCCGCTCAGGGCGTATTAACATTCGAGGATGTAATGAAATTTGAGGACATTCGAAGTCCACAATTTTCTAGCAATGGTAATTGGATCGCATATGATGTGTGGCCTGATCGTGGTGATGGAAAAGTGGTGATTCAACACACCTCAAATTCTACTGAATATGAACTGGATTTAGGGAGTTCAGCTAGAATCACTTCAAACGAAAAGTGGGTGTTCGCCTATAAAAATGTACCACTAGTTGAACAAATCAAAGCCAAAAAAAACCAACCAAAGCGTGGCCTTATGTACCTAAATCTATCTTCAGGAAATACATCTGAAGTAGATAGAGTGGCTTCATATAGCTTATCAAATGACGGGAAATGGGTGGCCATCAAACATTATGCTACTAAGGAAATAGAAGAGTTAAAGCATAAAAATAAAAAATTGGGTACGCCGGTTAAGCTTATCAATTTAGAAAGTGGATCGGAGACAGAGCTCCCATTTGTGTCATCGATGAGTTTTGATAGCCTTTCAACACACTTTGCCTATGCAACGGTGGATACATCGGGTGAACAAAATGGGCTGTTTGTTTACAATCTTAAGAATGAAAACTCAATGAGCGTGGATGCTTCTGAAAATACTTATTACTCCAATATCACTTGGGATAATAAACGAGCAAGAATGGCTTATACGAAGGCTCCTTTTAATGAAGATTATGAAGTTTCTGATGCGGAATTAAAACTCTGGGAAGCCAATAACTCTTCTGCCAAAAGCTTAGTACTTTCTACAGATGTTGACCCTGACTATGCGCTTACTTCAGTTAATTCACTACGGTTCACACATGATGGAAAACGTCTTTTCTTTGGCTTACAAGGTAGAGCTATGGCCGACGTTGGTAAGAAAGAAAGTGATGATAGTGAAGAAGATATTGATATCTACAGTGTTGAAGATATCGTTGATGATAGGGAAATGGATCTATGGCATGGAGACGACCCTCGTATTAAAACGCATGAAATCGTAACGTGGAATAGCAGGAAAAACCACCTTTATACATCAGTTTATCATTTAGATCAAAATAACTGGGTTCAACTTGCTGATGTACGCATGCCTGAAATTAGAATAGATCATTCATCAGAAACTGTACTAGGTTATAACAGTGACCCATATCTGATTGAGGTTACTTGGGATGGATCATATAATGATTGGTATATAGTTGATCTAAATAATGGTAAAAGAACTCGCTTTGTTGAAAAATTGGGTGGTTTCACCTATCAGTCGCCAAATGATGCTTATGTAGTTTACTATGATGATTCCAATTGGCATGTATATGATACTCAAAGCAAAGAAACGAAATCATTAACAGCATCAATTGATACCCCTTTCTACAATGAAGACCATGATTATCCATCGGATGTCCCCGGATATGGAGTTGCGGGTTGGGTTGATAAAGGGAATAGCGTACTCATCAACGATAAATATGATGTATGGCACTTCAATCTAAGCAGCGGGAAAGCAACCAATATCACCAATGGTGAGGGTAGAACCGAGAAACGTATTTTCAGAGTAACCAATCTTGAGGATAAAGATTACTTCAAAAATGGTGAAGAAATACTTTTAACGGCTTACCATGATTTAAAGAAAAACTTTGGTTTCTATAGCACTAAAATCAATGGTTCAGGTGTAAAACAGATTCTGGAAGAGGATAAAAAATTCACTCTTGTTGCAAAAGCTGAAGACAGTAATAAAATTCTCTATAAACGCGAAGCGTACGATGAATTTCCGAACTTATGGGTAGCGAACGACAAAAGTTTTAAGCGTACTAAACAAGTTTCTCAGCTGCACATGGACTTAAAGCAGAAGTGGAATTGGGGTACGGCGGAATTGGTTGATTGGCTCAGTCTTGATGGAACCTACATGCAGGGTATTATCATCAAGCCGGATAACTACGATCCGAAAAAGCGATACCCAATTATGACTTACTACTATCGCTTCTATTCTAATCGATTACACGATTTCAATGAACCCAAAACAAATCACCGTCCTGTATTTGCTCAGTATGTGAGCGATGACTATGTGGTGTTTTTACCAGATATTCGTTTTGAAATTGGTAGGCCCGGATTCGCAGCTACTAAGAGTTTAGTGCCGGGTGTTCAGAAGTTAATTGAAATGGGAATTGCTGATGAAGATAAATTAGGGCTTCATGGGCATTCATGGAGTGGGTATCAAACTGCTTTTATCGTTACTCAAACCGATATCTTCGATGCTGCCGTATCAGGAGCTCCAGTGAGTAATATGACCAGTGCATATTCTGGAATTAGATGGGCTTCTGGTTTAGCACGTCAATTCCAATACGAGAAAACTCAAAGTAGAATTGGTCAAAGTTTAGTAGAAGCACCAGAAAAATATATTGAGAACTCACCGGTGTTCTTCGCTGATAAAATCACTACACCTATGCTTATTCAGCATGGTGATGCGGATGGAGCGGTGCCTTGGTATCAAAGTATCGAGATGTACCTAGCGATGCGTAGATATAATAAAGATGTGATTTTTCTACAGTATCACGGTGAGCCACATCACCTTCAGAAATTCCCGAATAAATTGGATTACGCAATTCGTATGAAAGAGTACTTCGATTATTATTTGAAAGGAGAGGGGAGTCCAGAATGGATCCTAAAAGGTGAAGCCTACCAAGGTAAATAA
- a CDS encoding asparagine--tRNA ligase: MIYINKLSDHVDAKVTLKGWVYNIRTSKALAFIELRDGTGITQCIVAQDDVDTSVWEAANALKQESSLEITGTVKADERSVGGHEIHVSDLKIVQIAEDYPITPKEHGVEFLMNNRHLWLRSQKQWAAMRVRNEIIFAIHSFFQERNFVQMDSPIFTSNAAEGSTTLFETDYFDEKAYLAQTGQLYGEAMAMAHGLIYTFGPTFRAEKSKTRRHLTEFWMIEPEMAYYDLDMNMDLAEDMIRFIVQRVVDKRRNELEILERDISKLEKVADNSFKRITYSEAVEILKSDATAEMLDKMMADRKEEEKALKQEREEIKKEHGSAKKWRKKQIEARQIEISARLDQIEEDYRNIPKWKESAQNFEWGNDFGGSDETVLMMQQEVPMMVHRWPAEIKAFYMKRDPEDERLVLGVDVLAPEGYGEIIGGSQREDDLEFLQNHIEKHDLPMDVFGWYLDLRKYGSVPHSGFGLGLERTVAWLCGLSHVRETIPFPRMMGRLRP; the protein is encoded by the coding sequence ATGATTTATATCAACAAACTTAGTGATCATGTTGATGCAAAAGTGACACTAAAAGGATGGGTATATAACATCCGAACAAGTAAAGCACTTGCTTTCATCGAGCTTAGAGATGGTACTGGAATTACACAATGTATAGTGGCTCAAGATGATGTAGATACATCGGTTTGGGAAGCTGCCAATGCTCTTAAGCAAGAAAGTTCACTAGAAATTACAGGTACGGTTAAAGCCGATGAGCGTAGTGTTGGTGGGCATGAGATTCATGTATCTGATTTAAAGATTGTTCAGATTGCAGAAGATTACCCAATTACGCCTAAAGAACATGGTGTTGAGTTCTTAATGAACAACCGCCACCTATGGTTGCGTAGCCAAAAGCAATGGGCGGCAATGCGCGTTCGAAATGAAATCATTTTCGCTATCCATAGTTTTTTCCAAGAGCGAAACTTCGTTCAAATGGATTCTCCAATTTTTACGAGCAATGCGGCAGAGGGGAGTACTACACTTTTCGAAACCGATTACTTTGATGAAAAAGCTTATTTAGCGCAAACAGGTCAACTTTATGGCGAGGCCATGGCAATGGCTCATGGGTTAATCTACACCTTTGGCCCAACATTTAGAGCTGAGAAATCTAAAACTCGTCGCCACCTTACCGAGTTCTGGATGATTGAGCCTGAAATGGCTTATTACGATTTAGATATGAACATGGATTTAGCGGAAGATATGATCCGGTTCATCGTACAGCGTGTTGTAGATAAGAGACGCAATGAGCTAGAAATTTTAGAACGTGATATCTCGAAGCTTGAAAAGGTAGCGGATAATTCATTTAAGCGAATCACGTATTCTGAGGCTGTGGAAATTCTAAAGAGCGATGCTACCGCAGAAATGCTCGATAAGATGATGGCCGATAGAAAGGAAGAAGAGAAAGCGCTGAAACAAGAACGTGAAGAGATTAAAAAGGAGCACGGTTCAGCGAAGAAATGGCGTAAGAAGCAAATTGAAGCACGCCAAATCGAAATATCTGCTCGTCTAGATCAAATTGAAGAAGATTACAGAAACATACCGAAGTGGAAAGAATCTGCTCAAAATTTTGAGTGGGGTAACGATTTCGGTGGCTCTGATGAAACTGTGTTAATGATGCAGCAAGAAGTACCAATGATGGTGCATCGCTGGCCAGCTGAAATCAAAGCCTTCTACATGAAGCGCGACCCTGAAGATGAACGCCTCGTTCTGGGAGTGGATGTATTAGCTCCAGAAGGCTACGGTGAAATTATTGGGGGTAGCCAGCGTGAAGATGATCTCGAGTTCTTACAAAATCACATCGAAAAGCACGACTTGCCGATGGATGTATTCGGCTGGTATCTAGATCTTCGTAAATATGGTTCTGTACCTCATTCAGGCTTCGGACTAGGTTTAGAACGTACTGTGGCTTGGTTATGCGGCTTATCTCATGTGAGAGAGACTATTCCATTCCCACGTATGATGGGAAGACTTAGACCTTAA
- a CDS encoding M16 family metallopeptidase yields the protein MENLKEIDFINKTVLPNGLRIVTEHIESVKSISVGIWVKTGSRNETKDQAGVTHFLEHMLFKGTDTRSAYDIALSMESVGGYLNAFTSSEYTCYYARCVDSQLNRALDVLSDMVLNPAFPGEEVEKEKKVVVEEMKMYRDSPDDYLFEEFTSKMFDGHQLGRPVLGYEETVNAFTREDLYQYMRDRYKAGNLLVSVAGNVDHEQVVEIVSNYFGDLPAEQVENEEQPLTPYNAQKIELTKAIEQTHYVLGRRGIHFDHSDKYLLLLANTVLGGGMSSRLHQNVREKYGYCYSIQTFNQSYTDAGLWGVYVGTDKDYVAHVNELIVAELQKISNDIVPEKELVEAKTQLKGKLLLSQENTSNRMMRLAKSELYFDRFVTLDELVENIDLVTAEDMRDFSSNFFDQSSFTEAILTPEQG from the coding sequence ATGGAAAATTTAAAAGAAATCGACTTCATCAATAAAACAGTATTACCTAACGGTTTACGTATTGTAACCGAGCATATCGAAAGTGTAAAAAGTATTTCGGTGGGTATTTGGGTAAAAACTGGTTCAAGAAACGAAACTAAAGACCAAGCTGGAGTAACGCACTTTTTAGAGCATATGCTCTTTAAAGGTACAGATACTCGCTCGGCGTATGATATTGCATTGAGTATGGAATCGGTTGGAGGCTACCTTAATGCTTTTACCTCATCCGAGTATACTTGCTACTATGCTCGTTGTGTAGATTCACAACTAAATAGAGCCTTAGATGTACTTTCTGATATGGTGTTAAATCCTGCTTTTCCAGGCGAAGAAGTTGAGAAAGAAAAGAAAGTAGTAGTAGAGGAGATGAAGATGTATCGTGATTCTCCAGACGATTACTTATTTGAAGAATTTACCTCAAAAATGTTTGATGGGCATCAATTAGGGCGTCCAGTATTAGGCTATGAAGAAACGGTAAATGCCTTTACCAGAGAGGATTTATATCAGTACATGCGTGACCGCTATAAAGCAGGTAATTTATTGGTATCGGTTGCAGGTAATGTGGATCACGAACAAGTTGTAGAGATAGTGAGTAACTACTTTGGAGATTTACCTGCTGAGCAAGTAGAAAATGAAGAACAACCGCTCACACCTTACAACGCTCAAAAAATTGAACTTACTAAAGCTATAGAGCAAACTCATTATGTACTTGGGCGTCGTGGTATTCACTTCGATCATTCTGATAAGTATTTATTGTTGCTAGCTAATACAGTACTTGGTGGTGGAATGAGTTCGCGTTTACACCAAAACGTTCGTGAAAAATACGGCTATTGCTATTCCATTCAGACCTTCAACCAATCGTATACTGATGCGGGATTATGGGGCGTATATGTTGGAACAGATAAAGACTATGTAGCTCACGTGAATGAGTTGATTGTAGCGGAACTTCAAAAAATATCAAATGATATTGTTCCTGAGAAAGAACTTGTTGAAGCCAAAACGCAGCTGAAAGGGAAACTGCTCTTGTCGCAAGAAAATACAAGTAACCGTATGATGCGATTAGCAAAAAGTGAACTTTATTTCGACCGTTTTGTGACTTTAGATGAACTAGTAGAAAATATAGATTTAGTTACGGCTGAAGATATGCGTGATTTCTCATCTAATTTCTTTGATCAATCTTCATTTACAGAAGCGATATTAACTCCTGAACAAGGTTAA
- a CDS encoding sigma-70 family RNA polymerase sigma factor, translating to MDSFNTTAVKNYSDEDLMEYFQNGEEIAFNELVFRYKDRLHNFLYRYTHNHQDCEDLVQETFLRVHKSKSSYERIAKFSTWMYTIALNLAKSLYKKKQKMHKVSIHKDPNDSEDYEMHIEDTNILPDQELHEKLSLEQLEKALMALPEDFREVVMLRDLQEMTYEEISEVTDIPMGTVKSRINRGRAQIQHMIESYVDLGTSF from the coding sequence ATGGACTCGTTTAATACTACAGCCGTAAAAAATTATAGCGATGAAGATTTAATGGAATACTTCCAGAATGGAGAAGAAATCGCATTTAACGAGCTTGTATTCCGTTACAAAGATAGATTGCACAATTTCCTATATCGTTATACTCACAACCACCAAGATTGTGAAGATTTAGTGCAAGAAACTTTCTTAAGAGTTCATAAAAGTAAATCTTCTTATGAGAGAATCGCTAAGTTCTCAACTTGGATGTACACCATCGCATTAAACTTGGCGAAGAGCTTGTACAAGAAGAAGCAAAAAATGCACAAAGTATCTATTCATAAAGATCCTAACGATTCTGAGGATTATGAAATGCATATCGAGGATACTAACATCCTACCCGACCAAGAATTACACGAGAAATTAAGCCTAGAGCAGCTTGAAAAAGCACTAATGGCATTGCCAGAAGACTTTAGAGAAGTAGTGATGTTACGTGACTTACAAGAAATGACTTACGAAGAAATTTCTGAAGTAACGGATATTCCAATGGGTACGGTGAAGTCAAGAATTAACCGTGGCCGTGCACAAATTCAACACATGATAGAAAGTTACGTGGATTTGGGAACTTCTTTCTAA
- the holA gene encoding DNA polymerase III subunit delta, which produces MAAKKKNSTDLYLELVKQVESRQLKPIYYLYGEEEFYLDQLLDKFSAVLPPHEKDFNFDLLYGQDVTPAKALSIARSYPMMAERRVLVIRNFLQIGKGAGGEGSIQDFIHYIENPNPTCLLVLFDTGKPAGNTNLGKALSKSENVGYHQFEALSDYLIPDWVIAWGKSHHNKAIEPGAAQLLSQFVGNNLQLLSTEIDKVCTFVDTSVRVSESDVKKIIGSYREYTAIELKEALIKRDLGKALYISEQMLQHTKTDTGEIIRLVGFFNSVFTNIWQIRRLAEKGFAKNQIQSELGIASAWYFNKLWDDASNFRYSDMPRVFEALLDADRSIKGFTTLDSTSILFLLVKRIIG; this is translated from the coding sequence ATGGCGGCAAAGAAAAAAAATAGCACAGATTTATATTTAGAGTTGGTTAAGCAGGTAGAATCACGCCAGCTAAAGCCAATCTATTATCTTTATGGAGAAGAGGAATTCTACCTTGATCAGCTATTAGATAAGTTTTCTGCCGTTTTACCCCCGCATGAGAAAGACTTTAATTTTGACCTATTATATGGGCAAGATGTAACCCCTGCCAAAGCTCTGAGTATTGCACGAAGCTATCCTATGATGGCTGAACGCCGAGTTCTTGTAATCAGAAACTTTCTTCAAATAGGAAAGGGTGCAGGAGGGGAAGGCTCAATTCAAGATTTTATTCACTATATAGAGAATCCCAACCCCACTTGTTTACTGGTATTATTTGATACAGGAAAGCCTGCTGGGAATACCAATCTTGGTAAAGCGCTCTCGAAAAGTGAAAATGTAGGATATCATCAATTCGAAGCTTTATCGGATTATTTGATTCCTGATTGGGTAATAGCTTGGGGGAAGTCTCATCATAATAAAGCAATTGAGCCCGGAGCAGCTCAATTATTATCCCAATTTGTTGGGAACAATTTACAGCTTTTGTCTACCGAAATAGACAAAGTGTGTACTTTTGTAGACACTTCTGTAAGGGTCTCAGAGTCCGATGTAAAAAAAATAATCGGCTCATATCGCGAATATACGGCGATTGAGCTCAAAGAAGCCCTAATTAAGCGAGATCTTGGCAAAGCACTTTATATCTCGGAACAAATGTTGCAACACACTAAAACAGACACGGGAGAAATTATTCGACTCGTGGGGTTCTTTAACAGTGTGTTTACAAACATTTGGCAAATTCGAAGACTCGCCGAAAAAGGTTTCGCTAAGAATCAGATTCAAAGCGAACTGGGTATTGCTAGTGCCTGGTACTTCAACAAACTTTGGGATGATGCTTCGAATTTTCGCTACAGCGATATGCCTCGTGTTTTCGAAGCCCTTTTAGATGCTGACCGCTCTATTAAAGGTTTTACCACACTCGACTCCACCTCGATTTTATTTCTCCTTGTGAAGCGAATTATCGGTTAA
- a CDS encoding TIGR03643 family protein, producing the protein MSDHITEKYQLDDHQVDRIIGMAWEDRTPFDAIEYQFGLSEQEVISLMRSNLKHKSWERWRKRVSGRATKHRKLRSDLVKRFKSAAQNPTTNNRIAKKKYT; encoded by the coding sequence ATGAGCGACCACATTACAGAGAAATATCAACTCGACGATCACCAAGTAGATCGTATAATCGGAATGGCTTGGGAAGACCGAACTCCATTTGATGCTATAGAGTATCAGTTTGGACTATCTGAACAAGAAGTAATCTCACTTATGCGCTCCAACTTGAAGCATAAAAGTTGGGAGAGATGGCGAAAGAGAGTTTCTGGGCGTGCCACAAAGCACCGAAAATTAAGAAGCGATTTAGTGAAAAGATTTAAATCAGCCGCTCAAAATCCCACCACAAATAATCGTATTGCTAAGAAAAAATATACCTAG
- the pnp gene encoding polyribonucleotide nucleotidyltransferase, protein MKEDFRSIEFAPGKTLSVETGRIAKQADGAVVVRMGDTMVLCTAVSAKEPRPGQDFFPLTVDHKESFSAAGRFPGGFMKREGRSNEKEILSSRLIDRVLRPLFPKGYVCDTQVISSVISSDEENDGDVLGAVGASLAIHLSDIPFDGPMAEVRVGRVNGEFIINPTITELKDSDIDMVVGGTENSILMIEGEMEEISEKEMLDAIKAAHESIKKLCAFQNELREELGKPKREFVAPVTPADIEAKVKELAEDRIKEVVNIGLGKEEYNEKITEIKNDVVAQLEETEYDEDQMKEAKKILGGIEKNELRNMILEQKRRIDGRSPSDIRDIWTQVGYIARAHGSSLFTRGETQALVSVTLGTKRDEQSVDTLFDQEAKQFMLHYNFPPYSVGEAGFLRGPGRREIGHGHLAERSLRMMMPTFEEFGYVIRVISDITESNGSSSMASVCGGSMALMDAGVPLKKPVAGIAMGMIVGENNTVVLSDIRGEEDFMGDMDFKTAGTADGITACQMDMKVQGISFEIIEEALEQAHAGRMHILGKMAETISTPRTEISKYAPQFIKMEIDGSDIGAVIGPGGKVIQTLQKETGTEIIIEEDANGKGQVTISANDLDKAEEAKNRIKMIVGHLEEGATYKGVVKSIKDFGAFIEVAPGKDGLLHISEIDHKRVEKVTDYLQLGDEIEVKLLKVEHGGKLRLSRKALIEREDS, encoded by the coding sequence ATGAAAGAAGATTTTAGAAGTATAGAATTCGCACCCGGAAAAACGCTATCTGTAGAAACAGGTCGCATAGCAAAACAAGCCGATGGTGCTGTTGTTGTAAGAATGGGGGATACCATGGTACTCTGTACCGCGGTTAGCGCTAAAGAACCTAGACCGGGGCAAGATTTTTTCCCGCTCACAGTAGATCATAAAGAGAGTTTCTCGGCTGCAGGACGTTTTCCTGGCGGTTTCATGAAACGTGAAGGACGCTCTAACGAAAAAGAGATCCTATCTAGTCGTTTAATCGACCGTGTATTACGCCCACTTTTCCCAAAAGGATATGTGTGCGACACTCAAGTAATTTCAAGTGTTATTTCTTCTGACGAAGAAAACGATGGTGATGTATTAGGAGCCGTAGGTGCTTCATTAGCTATTCACCTGTCTGATATTCCTTTTGACGGCCCAATGGCTGAAGTTCGTGTTGGACGCGTAAATGGTGAATTCATCATTAACCCAACTATTACAGAGCTTAAAGATAGTGACATCGATATGGTTGTTGGTGGTACTGAAAACAGTATCCTAATGATTGAAGGTGAAATGGAAGAAATCTCTGAAAAAGAGATGTTAGATGCTATTAAAGCCGCTCATGAGTCTATTAAAAAACTTTGTGCATTCCAGAACGAACTACGTGAAGAGTTAGGAAAGCCAAAAAGAGAATTTGTGGCTCCTGTAACTCCAGCTGATATTGAAGCGAAGGTTAAAGAGCTTGCTGAAGACAGAATTAAAGAAGTGGTTAACATTGGTCTTGGAAAAGAAGAATACAATGAGAAAATCACTGAGATTAAGAATGACGTTGTAGCTCAACTAGAAGAAACTGAGTACGACGAAGATCAAATGAAAGAAGCGAAAAAGATCTTAGGCGGCATCGAGAAGAACGAGCTGCGTAACATGATCTTAGAGCAAAAACGTCGTATCGACGGTCGTTCTCCTTCCGATATCCGTGATATCTGGACACAAGTTGGATATATCGCTCGTGCACACGGTTCGTCATTATTCACTCGTGGCGAAACTCAAGCATTAGTATCAGTAACATTAGGTACTAAGCGTGATGAGCAATCTGTAGATACCCTATTCGATCAAGAAGCAAAGCAGTTTATGCTACACTACAACTTCCCTCCATACTCTGTTGGTGAAGCTGGTTTCTTACGTGGTCCTGGTCGTCGTGAAATTGGTCATGGTCATTTAGCAGAGCGTTCTTTAAGAATGATGATGCCTACTTTTGAAGAGTTCGGTTATGTGATTCGCGTGATTTCAGATATCACTGAATCAAACGGTTCATCTTCAATGGCTTCTGTATGTGGCGGTTCAATGGCCCTTATGGATGCTGGAGTGCCTCTTAAAAAACCAGTTGCAGGTATTGCAATGGGTATGATTGTAGGCGAGAACAATACAGTTGTTCTTTCTGATATCCGTGGTGAAGAAGATTTTATGGGCGACATGGACTTCAAAACAGCAGGTACTGCTGATGGTATCACTGCTTGCCAAATGGATATGAAAGTTCAAGGTATTAGCTTCGAAATTATTGAAGAAGCTCTTGAGCAAGCGCATGCTGGTCGTATGCACATCTTAGGTAAAATGGCTGAAACCATTTCTACTCCAAGAACTGAAATCAGCAAATATGCTCCTCAGTTTATTAAGATGGAAATTGATGGTAGCGACATTGGCGCTGTTATCGGACCTGGCGGTAAAGTTATTCAAACGCTTCAGAAAGAAACGGGCACTGAAATTATCATCGAAGAAGATGCTAATGGAAAAGGCCAAGTTACAATCTCTGCAAACGACTTAGACAAAGCAGAAGAAGCTAAGAACCGTATTAAGATGATTGTTGGTCATCTTGAAGAAGGCGCTACTTATAAAGGTGTTGTGAAGTCGATTAAAGACTTCGGTGCATTCATTGAAGTAGCTCCAGGAAAAGACGGTCTTCTCCATATTTCAGAAATCGATCACAAACGTGTTGAAAAAGTGACCGATTACCTACAACTAGGTGATGAAATTGAAGTGAAGCTGCTTAAAGTAGAACATGGTGGAAAACTTCGCCTTTCTAGAAAAGCACTCATCGAAAGAGAAGATTCATAA
- the rpsO gene encoding 30S ribosomal protein S15, with protein sequence MSITAEEKKDIFKKFGGEEANTGTTEGQIALFTHRINHLTEHLKDNQKDHASRRGLLKLVGKRRRLLNYLMKNDIQKYRELIKELGIRK encoded by the coding sequence ATGAGCATTACAGCAGAAGAAAAAAAAGATATTTTCAAGAAGTTTGGCGGAGAAGAAGCCAATACCGGTACTACTGAAGGCCAGATCGCCCTATTTACTCACCGAATTAATCATCTTACTGAGCATCTTAAAGATAATCAGAAAGACCACGCTTCTCGTCGAGGTTTATTGAAATTAGTAGGTAAGCGTCGTCGTTTGCTTAACTACCTTATGAAAAACGACATTCAGAAATACAGAGAGCTTATCAAAGAACTCGGTATTCGTAAATAA
- a CDS encoding DPP IV N-terminal domain-containing protein, which yields MKNLVLVLIVLLIACSKSPKPISEPSGKMLITTNRDGNYELYSMQADGSNPMNLTQSESLEFGGSWHPDGNSLVTYSDRDGNNEIYHIDISTGSAIRLTDHESSDVLPTFSPDGNQILFMSERNGSSRDLFIMNADGTNKRALTNNELYEESPAWSPDGSKIAFTRLIKEQVDTTLVSNGEIFIMNADGSKVQRLTQKTGYDSGAAFSPDGSQIAFYGMANESFDLFIMDADGSNLYNLTNDSLEAYSPSWSPNGEWIAYTGGNRENYDIYLIHVDTGERRRITTTEGRDENAKWYHKKTSD from the coding sequence ATGAAAAACTTAGTACTTGTTCTTATCGTGCTTTTAATAGCGTGCTCGAAATCACCCAAACCCATCAGCGAACCTTCCGGGAAGATGCTAATCACTACCAACCGCGATGGCAATTATGAATTATATAGCATGCAGGCTGACGGTTCAAACCCAATGAATTTAACCCAATCTGAAAGTTTAGAATTTGGTGGGAGTTGGCATCCAGATGGAAATTCCCTTGTTACCTACTCAGATCGAGATGGGAATAACGAAATTTATCACATTGATATTTCAACGGGTTCTGCAATACGACTTACTGATCACGAATCTAGTGATGTACTGCCTACTTTCTCGCCCGACGGTAACCAAATTCTCTTCATGAGTGAACGCAATGGAAGTAGCAGAGATCTATTTATCATGAATGCCGATGGAACGAATAAAAGAGCTTTAACTAACAATGAGCTTTATGAAGAAAGTCCTGCTTGGAGCCCTGATGGATCAAAAATAGCATTTACTCGACTCATCAAAGAACAAGTAGACACTACTCTGGTTAGTAATGGGGAGATTTTTATAATGAATGCTGATGGCAGCAAGGTTCAGCGGCTTACCCAAAAAACTGGCTATGATTCAGGAGCTGCATTTTCTCCAGATGGAAGCCAGATTGCCTTCTATGGTATGGCGAATGAATCTTTCGACCTATTTATAATGGATGCTGATGGTTCGAACCTCTACAACCTAACCAATGATTCATTAGAAGCTTATTCACCAAGTTGGTCACCTAATGGTGAATGGATTGCCTATACAGGTGGCAATAGAGAGAATTACGATATATATCTTATTCACGTAGACACCGGTGAACGTCGCCGAATTACGACTACTGAAGGACGAGATGAAAACGCAAAATGGTATCATAAAAAAACCTCTGACTAA